GACGCTCGCCGGAACTGGTGGCGTTGCAGTCGGTGCTGCCGGATCGGCCGCCGGCCGATCCCTCCTCGGTCGACGCGATCGTCTGCACCGGTAGTCAGCCGGCCTGCGCGAAGCTGGTGCCGGCCGGCTGGCGGCTGGAGTTTCGCGGTTACGTCGGTTACGCGCTGCCGCCAGGCCGCTGACCCAGCGGAGCCGCTGCCGAGCAGCGTGCCGCCCGGATAGTCCGATCCGGGCGGTTCAGCATTCCGCGCCCAAGAATCCGAGGCGCATTCACATCCATTGATCCGCACGTTACCGTCTGGTAACTCAATCGACGTCCCGCGATTGAGCCGAAAGGAGTGCGTCGATGCCTGCAATCCCCGCCAGGCCCGAACGCGCGACCCGACGACGGGCCATCACCATCGTCGTCGCCGTCGCCGCTCTCGTCCTACCGATGCTCGCCGGACCCGCCGCCCCCGCCAGCGCCGCCGACCGTCCAACCGTTCAACCACTCCCCGCCAACCTTGAGGCCATCCGGGCCGCCGAAGCCACCACCCTCTACGGCAGCCCGCAGATCCGCCCGATCGACCAACGCCGCACCGCGCTCATCACCATGGGTGACAGCCAGATCTCCGGGGAGGGGGTCGGCAACTACGTGCCCGGCACCCACCAGGACGGCAACTGGTGCGACCGCTCGTACGACCAGGCGGTGTTCCGCACCGGCATCCCGTCGGACGCGCGGTACAACATCGCCTGCTCCGGTGCCACCCCATGGAACCTGATCGCCGGTGGTCCCACCCAGCACAATGAGCTCAACCAGGGCGACTACCTGGGGATCAAGGCCCGCAACACGCACGTGAAGCTGATCTGGGTGGTGGTCGGCGCGAACGGCGACGGCACCATCCAGTTCGGACCGGTCGCCACCGACTGCGCGATCAGTCGGGTCTTCCTCCAGGGCAACTGCTACCCCACCTACACCGACCAGTGGACGATCCGCACCGACGGCAGCCGCCGGGCGGTGGCGGACGCCCTCACCGACATCCGGCAGACCATGACCAAGGCCGGCTACCTGCGCTCGGACTACGAACTGGTGCTCATGTCCTACCCGAGCCCGGCCAGCCCGGACGTGGAGGACAACCCGAACTTCCCCGGCTGGTACTCCGGCGGCTGCCTGCTCTACCTGGCCGACGCCGCGTTCGCCCGGAACAAGGCGGTGCCGATGTTCGAGACGGCGCTGCGGGCGGCGGCCACCCAGACCGGCACCCGCTATCTGGACGCCAGCCGACTCTTCCAAGGCCACGAGGTGTGCACCGACAACACCTCGGTCCGCGGCCTCAACATCGAGATCGGGATCTGGAACGAGAACGCCGCCCGGCAGTCGTTCCACCCCAACGCGCGCGGGCACGGCATGTTCGCCCAGTGCATCACCCAGTTCTGGAACTCCGGGCAGAACCAGGCCACCTGCGTCGACCCGGCCAGCACCGGCAGCGGGGTGCTCTACTCGGGCCTGATGCAGTTCAAGCAGTTGCGCAACCTGGCCACCAACACCTGTGTCGACGGCAAGGGCTACGACTCACGCAACGGCACCAACCAGCAGTCGTACGGCTGCCACGGCGGGCGCAACCAGGGATTCTGGTACGACTCGACCAGGCGGTCGCTGCACTCGGAGCTCTCCCACGACCGCTGCCTCGACGTCGCCGGCGGCTCGATGACCTCCGGCACGGCGGTCAACATCTACGACTGCAACGGCACCCCCGCACAGCAGTTCACCTTCGTCGGTAACCAGATCAAGCCGGCCAGCGCCAGCGCCCTCTGCGTGGCGTTCGACAACCCGTCGTCGGGCACTCCCCGGCTGCGGTTGGCCACCTGCTCCACCAGCACCCGGCAGCAGTTCTCGTTCGAGGCCCGCACCGCCTCCAACCCGGTCGGCTACGGGCACGACGACTTCATCGGCTCCCGCGTCTACTGAGGTACGAGGGGGCCCTGGCGTCAACCAGGGCCCCCTCGCTCACTTGGCGCGGGGGATGAGGATGAGCCGGGCCACGCCCTTGTCGCCGTCCTTCGCCCCGGCGACGCCGAGTTTCGTACCGACCTTGACGTCGCTGGCCTGCACGGTGGCCCGCCGCTCGACGACCCGCAGGTCGTCGCCGAAGGTCCACGTCATGGTGAAACCGTCGGTGGACTTGACGGTCATCGAGTCGCCGTCGATCGCGGTCACCTCGCCGCGCTGCACGACGACGGTCTTCGTACCGTCCTTGGTCTGCACCACCGCCTCACCGTGCAGGGTGTTCTTGCGCAGCAGCACGCGGGCCTGGCGGCGCTTGCGCCACTCCTCGCCGCGCTTCTCCCGGGCCTTATCCTGGGCCGTGGGTGAGGCACCCGGCGCCGAGGTGGCCGGCGCGGCGACGGTCTGCACGTCCAGCTCGTTGGCGTCGAAGCCCATCGCGGCCAGCGCCTGGCCCTCCACGCCCATCGCCGCGGCGACGTCGACAGCGGCCTCCCGGGCGGGCTGGCTGGCCACCTCGGCCGCGCCGCAGCCGGTGAGACCGAGCGCGACAGCCGCCAGCAGTGCCGTGGTGCCGGTGGCGAATCCCCAACGTGGCATGACTCTTCCTCTCGTCAGTGGAGTCCTCAGCCTTCCCCGGAACGACGAGCGGAGCGTCAGGCCGACGTTCGAGCCAGGTAAGGATCACCGGGCAGCCGGACCGTGAAGGCGGCACCGCCCTCCGGTGCGTGCCCTACGGCGATCTCGCCGCCCAGTCGTCGGACCAGCCCAGCGGCCAGCGCCAGACCCAAACCGCTGCCCACCTTGCGCACTCCCCGGTAGCGCTGGTGCAGCGCACCGCGTTCGAACGCCACCGCCAGGTCGTCGTCGGTGAAGCCGGGCCCGCCGTCCCGGACCTCCAACACACCGCCGGAGGCCGGGTCCGCGCCGGCCGGCCGGACCGCGAGCACCACCGGCGACCCCGGGGGTACGACCCGGAGCGCGTTCTCCAGCAACCCGTCCAGCACCTGCCGGATCCGCCCCGGATCGGTGTACGCGGGCACCGGCTGACCGGACGTCTCCACCCGGAACGGCACCCCCACGGCCGCGCACCGGCCGGACCAGGTCCGCTCCGCGTCCAGCGCCAGCTGGGTCAGGTCCACCGGCACCGGTTCGAGAGGGAAGTCGGCGGCCTCCAGTCGGGCCAGCGCCAGCAGGTCGCCGATCAGCCGGTCCAGGTGTTGGGCCTCGGCCAGCATGGTCCGGCCGGTGTCGACGGTGTCATCCGCGCCGAGCACCCCGTCGGCGAGCGCCTCGGCGTACCCCCGGATCGCGGTCAGCGGGGTGCGCAGTTCGTGCGAGACGGACAGCAGGAACTCCCGCTGTCGGCCCTCGCTTGTTGCCAGTGCGCCGGCCAACCCGTTCAACGCCTCGGCCAGGTCGGCGACCTCGTCCGGCGGCTCGACCGGCACCCGGACGGCACGGTCGCCGGCACGTAGCCGGGCGGCGGCGGTGGCCGCGACGCGGATCGGCCGGGCCAGCCGACGGGCCAGCAGCAGCCCCGCCACCACACCGGCGGCCAACCCGGCCAGGAGCGGCAACCAGAGGCTGAGCAGCACCTGGGTCCACAGCCCGTTCGCCGAGGGACGGGACAGCACCACCCCGTTGCCGTGGGGCAACGCCCGGCCCTCGACCAGGGCACGTTTGCCGTTGACAACGCGTCGGACCGACACGTTGCGGCCCTGCTCGATCCGCTGCACCACCCGTGCCGGCAGGCCCGACCGGTCGACCGCCCCGCGCCTGATCAGGTACGCGTCGATGCCCTGGTTGCGCAGTTGCTGGATGAGCCGCTCCTCGTCGGCGCTGCGACCCCGGTCGAGGCGGGTCCGCAACACCTCGGCGGCGAGCCGAGCCTGCGCGGAGAGCGCCTTCTGATCGCTTCGCTCCGCGCCGCGGATCGCCAACGGCACCGCGACGATCGCGGTGACCAGCACCGACACCAGCGCCACCGCGCAGGTGACCAGCACCGCCCGGGCGGTCAGCGTACGGCCGAACCGGCTACGTCGAGGTGTGGGCGGTGGGCGGGTGCCGACCACCGGCAGGGCCATGGTCGGCGACTCGGCGCGCCCGGGTTGGTCAGGCATCGACCGCGTACCCCACGCCGCGGTGGGTCCGGATCACGCTGGTCGAGCCCAGCTTCGCCCGCACCTGGGCGATGTGCACGTCCACGGTGCGAGTGCCGGCGTGCGCCGCGTAGCCCCAGACCCCGGCCAGCAACTCCTCCCGGCTGAAGACCCGGCCCGGCCGGGCCATCAGGTGGGCCAGCAGGTCGAACTCGGTGGAGGTGAGCTGCACCGGGACGCCTGCGGCGGTAACCGTCCGACGAGCCGGGTCGAGCGTCACCGGGCCGACGACGCGCGGCCGGTCCGCGCCCTCCGGGCCGCCGGCGGAACGGCGCAGCACCGCGCGTACCCGGGCGACCAGTTCCCGTGGACTGAACGGCTTGGTGACGTAGTCGTCGGCGCCCAACTCCAGGCCGACGATCCGATCCACCTCGTCGTCCCGGGCGGTGAGGAAGATGACCGGGGTCCAGTCACCGTCCTCGCGCAGCCGGCGGCAGATCTCGGTGCCGGGCAGGCCCGGCAGCGAGATGTCCAGGACGCAGGCCACCGGGCGCAGCCGGCGGGCGGCGCTCAGGCCAGCGTCACCGTCCCGTTCCAGGTGGACGCCGAACCCGTCACGGGTCAGGTACAACCGGACCAGGTCGGCGATGGCCGGCTCGTCCTCGACCACGAGGACGAGCCCGCGGTGCGGCGGTTCGACGGTCACCGGCCCATGATTGCCGACCCGGTGCGCTCGGCGCGCTCGGTGCGTGTTCGGGTTCGGTAAAGGCGGCGCAGAGCCCGGTGGGGCGTCAGCTCACCACAGCGGGACGGAACACGCTGGGCCGCACTGCGGCCGGCGCGTCACCGATGGTGGCGACGATCCGCTCACGGGGCATCCGCAGGCGGGTCCGGAACGCGTGGTTGAGCAACGCGTCGAGCTGCCAGACCCGCTTCGGGTGACTCGTACGGATCAGAAACCGCTCACGGATCCCGTCGATCGCGGTGGCCGCCAGCTCGACCGAGTGCAGCCGCGGGTCCGGGCTCCAGGTCACGTTGCTCAGCTCGCGCAACTCGGTGTTGAGGTGCAGGCGCAGTCGGTGCAGCAGTCGGGTCTGCTGGGTCACGACCAGCCGACGGTGGGTGAGCAGCAGCAGGTAGTCGCCGGTGACCGGGCGGTCGGGGCGGCTGCAACGGGTGACCAGGATGGTGGCGTCACCGGAGCCGACACAGCGCCGGAAGACCGGCATGTGCCGGCTCACGGTCTGCACGGCCAGGCCAGCCTCAGCGGCGGCCGGAAGGAACGTTCGGGAGAAGACGTCCATGACGTGCCCAACGACCTCCCCAGCGGGGTGACGTGGGTCACGCCGATTTTTTGGAAGTTCCACGCGGCGGGTCGCACTGCCTGTCCGACTTCCGACTCCGACGGATCATGGTCAGGAGTCGGGCTGGAGGGGGTTGGCGGCGAACAACTCCTCCAGCCAGCCGGGAACCGCGTCGGCGTACTCGGCGCGGGACTCGTCGACGGTGTCCAGGGCGCGACGCCAGGAGAGTGACCGGCTCACCGGCCCCAGGCTGATCGCGAGGTCGGCGGCCTCGACGAGAGCCAGGCGGTCGTACCGGTCGGTCCACGCCTCCAGGTAGGCGTCGCGCAACCGGGCCAGCCGGGCGTCGTCGGCTGCCAGCTTCTTGGCGTACCGGATGGAGCGCAGGGTCACCAGCAGCGTGCCGAACGGGTGCCCCACCGAGGCGTCGCCCCAGTCGAAATAGCGGTACACGTCCCCAGCTGCGAAGACGTTGCCGTCGTGCAGGTCGTCGTGTTGCACCGTGGCCGGAATGCCGATGTCAGCGAGCCGGCGGCACCGCTCGGCGTACGACGGCACCTCCGCCCGCAGCCGCTCGTACAGGTCCGGGCTGAGCCCGCCCTCGGCACCGATCAGCAGTGACCCGCGATCGTCGAGCAGCTCGGCGAGCAGCCCGGCCAGCACCTCGGGGCGGTGGTCCGGCACGCCCAGAGCGACCAACTCGTCGGCACGCGGTGCGGTGGCCAGTTGGAGCGCCGCATACCCGGGCAGCGCCCGCTCCCAGTGCGCCAGATCGGGGTCTCGTCCCAGCACGTCGCGCAACGACTCGCCGCCGTCGGGCAGCAGCGACCAGCCCTGGACCGGGTCCACAGCGATCGGTGTCAGCACCCGTTCGGGCGTCAGCTGGGCGAGCGTCGCGATCAGGACGGTCTCGTGCACCGTGCCCGGGTTGTTGGCCTTGAACCAGACCGGGCCGTCGTCGGTGGGCACCCGCCACACCAGCGACCAGGGACGCACCCGGGGCTCCACCAGCCCGGTCACCCGCCGGCCGGCTCGGCTCAGGTGCGCATCGACCCAGGACCGGGCCCGCACCTGCCACTGCTCGCTGGACCAGTCGGGGGCGCGCTCACCGGCGATCGTCGTCACGCTGGGCACCCTAGGCGGCCTTACCGGGCCGGGGCGAGACATTTTCCTCGCCGGGGCGTCAGAGCAGCTCGACGATGGTGGCGTTGGCCATGCCGCCGCCCTCGCACATGGTCTGCAGACCGTAGCGGATGCCGTTGTCCCGCATGTGCTGGAGCATCGTCGTCATGATCCGGGCACCGGAGCCACCGAGCGGGTGACCGAGGGCGATCGCCCCACCGCGCGGGTTGAGCCGCTCCGGGTCCGCCTCGGTCTCCGCCAGCCAGGCCAGCGGCACCGGGGCGAACGCCTCGTTCACCTCGTACACCCCGATCTCCTCGATGCCCAGCCCCGCGCGGCGCAGCGCCTTCGCGGTGGCCGGGATGGGCGCGGTGAGCATGGTGACCGGGTCGTCGGCGGCGACCACGGCGGTGTGGATGCGGGCAAGCGGCCGAAGGCCGTGCCGGCTGGCCCATTCGGAGGTGGTCACCGCGAGAGCCGCTGCCCCGTCGGAGATCTGGGACGCGGACCCTGCGGTCACCACACCGTCGGCGCGGAACGGGGTGGCCAGCTCACCAAGCTTTTCCAGGGAGGTCTCCCGGCGGATGCCCTCGTCGGCGGCGAACTTGCCACCATCGGCCAGTGGCACCGGCGTCAGCTCCGGGTCGAACGCGCCGGCGTCCTGCGCGGCGGCGGCCTTCTCGTGGCTGGCCAGCGCGAACTCGTCGAGCTGCGTACGCGAAAGGCGCCACCGCTCGGCGATCAGCTCGGCCCCGACCCCCTGATTGAACGGCAGCGGCGCGTCGTCGGCGAAGCCCTCGACGCCCCGGTAGCGGGCGCGCAGCTGGTCGCTGAAGGGCATGCCGCCAGCCACACTGGAGCCCATCGGCACCCGGGTCATCGACTCCACCCCACCGGCGACCACCAGGTCGGCCTGGCCGGAGAGCACCGTCGCGGCGGCGAAGTGCAGTGCCTGCTGGCTGGAACCGCACTGCCGGTCCAGCGTCGTTCCGGGCACCGTCTCGGGCCAGCCGGCGGCGAGCACGCCGTTGCGGGCGATGTTCCACGATTGCTCGCCGACCTGGGACACGCAGCCCCAGTAGACGTCGTCGACCTGCTCCGGGTCGAGGCCGGTGCGCTCGGCGAGGGCGCGCAGCACGTGCGCCGAGAGATCGACCGGGTGGACGCTGGCGAGGCTGCCCTTGCGCCGCCCGACCGGGGTTCGTACCGCGCCGACGATGACCGCGTCACTCATGTTTACTCCCCGGTAACTTGGGCTGCCCCGATCCTACGTCGTTGATGGACCGGTCGTCCGCCCAGGCGTCGAGGTGCCTGCACGCCCAACCCGACGGCCGCTGGCATGCTGGGCGGGTGGATGAGACCTCCCCCGTACGGCAGTGGCGGGTGCCGGCAAGCCTGCCCGCCGCGAAGCTGGCCGGCGCGGTCCTGCTGGTCGCGCTCGGGCTGCTCTTCGCCGACGGCGACCCGGTCCGCCTGGCTCTGGCCGTCCTGGCCGCCGCACTGCTGGCCGGCTGGGCGCTACGCGATCTGGTCGTGCCCGTCCGGTTGGCGGTGGACGCCGCAGGGCTCACCGTCGTCCACGGATTCGCGAGCCGGCGGCTGCTGCCCTGGTCGGCGGTCGAGGCGATCGCCGTGGACCGTCGGCCACGGTTGGGGCTGGCCAGCGAAACCCTGGAAATCGACGCGGGCAACTCACTGCACCTGTTCGGGCGGTACGACCTGGGCGCCACCCCGGAGGAGGTGGCCGCCGCGCTGCGTGCCGCCCGCCCGAACCCGGCCGGATAGCCGCGAACAATCAGGCGAGCAGTTGGGCCGTCCGGAAGAGAACCAGGGCGAGCAGGATCAGCAGGATGATCGCACCGCCGGCGACCTGCACCAACGTGCGTCGGCCGCGCGGCGCGTACGCGAGCACCAGCGCCAACAGCGCGCCGACCACCAGGCCACCCAGGTGCCCGGGGATGGAGATGCCCGGCACGGCCAGCGTGAACACCAGGTTGATCACCAGGATCGGGATGATCTGGGAGATGTCCCGGCCCAGCTTGCGCTCGATGATGATCAGCGCGGCGAAGAGCCCGAAGATGGCGGTGGACGCCCCGGCGGTGGCGGAGTTCTGGGCGCTGAACAGGTAGGCGGCGACGTTGCCGCCGAGGCCCGCGATCAGGTAGAGCGCGGCGAACCGCACCCGCCCCAGGTTGGCCTCCAACGATCGGCCGAGCACCCACAGCGCCCACATGTTGAGCAACAGGTGGATCACGCCGTAGTGCAGGAACATGGCGGTGACCAGCCGGTACCACTGGCCGTCGGCGATGCCACCGAGCGTGCCGTCGGGGAAGACCGCCAGCCCGAGCACCGACCCCCAGTTGGTCAGCGGGGTGCTGCCACCCATCAGGCCGCCGAAGCCGGAACCGCCCACCGCCGCGTCCCCACCCCGGTCGGAGGCGATGGAGAGCAGCATGAGCAGCACGTTCACGGCGATCAGCGCCTTGGTGACATAGCCGTGCCGGCCGGCCGCACCGCCACCGAAGGCGG
The window above is part of the Micromonospora sp. LH3U1 genome. Proteins encoded here:
- a CDS encoding phosphotransferase, whose product is MTTIAGERAPDWSSEQWQVRARSWVDAHLSRAGRRVTGLVEPRVRPWSLVWRVPTDDGPVWFKANNPGTVHETVLIATLAQLTPERVLTPIAVDPVQGWSLLPDGGESLRDVLGRDPDLAHWERALPGYAALQLATAPRADELVALGVPDHRPEVLAGLLAELLDDRGSLLIGAEGGLSPDLYERLRAEVPSYAERCRRLADIGIPATVQHDDLHDGNVFAAGDVYRYFDWGDASVGHPFGTLLVTLRSIRYAKKLAADDARLARLRDAYLEAWTDRYDRLALVEAADLAISLGPVSRSLSWRRALDTVDESRAEYADAVPGWLEELFAANPLQPDS
- a CDS encoding rhomboid family intramembrane serine protease, which codes for MSESPPTAPVCYRHPGRETYVRCTRCDRPICPDCMREASVGHQCPECVNEGRRSVRPARTAFGGGAAGRHGYVTKALIAVNVLLMLLSIASDRGGDAAVGGSGFGGLMGGSTPLTNWGSVLGLAVFPDGTLGGIADGQWYRLVTAMFLHYGVIHLLLNMWALWVLGRSLEANLGRVRFAALYLIAGLGGNVAAYLFSAQNSATAGASTAIFGLFAALIIIERKLGRDISQIIPILVINLVFTLAVPGISIPGHLGGLVVGALLALVLAYAPRGRRTLVQVAGGAIILLILLALVLFRTAQLLA
- a CDS encoding ATP-binding protein, which encodes MALPVVGTRPPPTPRRSRFGRTLTARAVLVTCAVALVSVLVTAIVAVPLAIRGAERSDQKALSAQARLAAEVLRTRLDRGRSADEERLIQQLRNQGIDAYLIRRGAVDRSGLPARVVQRIEQGRNVSVRRVVNGKRALVEGRALPHGNGVVLSRPSANGLWTQVLLSLWLPLLAGLAAGVVAGLLLARRLARPIRVAATAAARLRAGDRAVRVPVEPPDEVADLAEALNGLAGALATSEGRQREFLLSVSHELRTPLTAIRGYAEALADGVLGADDTVDTGRTMLAEAQHLDRLIGDLLALARLEAADFPLEPVPVDLTQLALDAERTWSGRCAAVGVPFRVETSGQPVPAYTDPGRIRQVLDGLLENALRVVPPGSPVVLAVRPAGADPASGGVLEVRDGGPGFTDDDLAVAFERGALHQRYRGVRKVGSGLGLALAAGLVRRLGGEIAVGHAPEGGAAFTVRLPGDPYLARTSA
- a CDS encoding ricin-type beta-trefoil lectin domain protein → MPAIPARPERATRRRAITIVVAVAALVLPMLAGPAAPASAADRPTVQPLPANLEAIRAAEATTLYGSPQIRPIDQRRTALITMGDSQISGEGVGNYVPGTHQDGNWCDRSYDQAVFRTGIPSDARYNIACSGATPWNLIAGGPTQHNELNQGDYLGIKARNTHVKLIWVVVGANGDGTIQFGPVATDCAISRVFLQGNCYPTYTDQWTIRTDGSRRAVADALTDIRQTMTKAGYLRSDYELVLMSYPSPASPDVEDNPNFPGWYSGGCLLYLADAAFARNKAVPMFETALRAAATQTGTRYLDASRLFQGHEVCTDNTSVRGLNIEIGIWNENAARQSFHPNARGHGMFAQCITQFWNSGQNQATCVDPASTGSGVLYSGLMQFKQLRNLATNTCVDGKGYDSRNGTNQQSYGCHGGRNQGFWYDSTRRSLHSELSHDRCLDVAGGSMTSGTAVNIYDCNGTPAQQFTFVGNQIKPASASALCVAFDNPSSGTPRLRLATCSTSTRQQFSFEARTASNPVGYGHDDFIGSRVY
- a CDS encoding response regulator transcription factor, with product MTVEPPHRGLVLVVEDEPAIADLVRLYLTRDGFGVHLERDGDAGLSAARRLRPVACVLDISLPGLPGTEICRRLREDGDWTPVIFLTARDDEVDRIVGLELGADDYVTKPFSPRELVARVRAVLRRSAGGPEGADRPRVVGPVTLDPARRTVTAAGVPVQLTSTEFDLLAHLMARPGRVFSREELLAGVWGYAAHAGTRTVDVHIAQVRAKLGSTSVIRTHRGVGYAVDA
- a CDS encoding PH domain-containing protein, whose product is MDETSPVRQWRVPASLPAAKLAGAVLLVALGLLFADGDPVRLALAVLAAALLAGWALRDLVVPVRLAVDAAGLTVVHGFASRRLLPWSAVEAIAVDRRPRLGLASETLEIDAGNSLHLFGRYDLGATPEEVAAALRAARPNPAG
- a CDS encoding thiolase family protein, which gives rise to MSDAVIVGAVRTPVGRRKGSLASVHPVDLSAHVLRALAERTGLDPEQVDDVYWGCVSQVGEQSWNIARNGVLAAGWPETVPGTTLDRQCGSSQQALHFAAATVLSGQADLVVAGGVESMTRVPMGSSVAGGMPFSDQLRARYRGVEGFADDAPLPFNQGVGAELIAERWRLSRTQLDEFALASHEKAAAAQDAGAFDPELTPVPLADGGKFAADEGIRRETSLEKLGELATPFRADGVVTAGSASQISDGAAALAVTTSEWASRHGLRPLARIHTAVVAADDPVTMLTAPIPATAKALRRAGLGIEEIGVYEVNEAFAPVPLAWLAETEADPERLNPRGGAIALGHPLGGSGARIMTTMLQHMRDNGIRYGLQTMCEGGGMANATIVELL